From the Lolium rigidum isolate FL_2022 chromosome 2, APGP_CSIRO_Lrig_0.1, whole genome shotgun sequence genome, one window contains:
- the LOC124687075 gene encoding NAC domain-containing protein 76-like encodes MHPSVAPLTVPPGFRFHPTDEELLYYYLRKKVAYEAIDLDVIREIDLNKLEPWDLIDRCRIGTGPQDEWYFFSHKDKKYPTGTRTNRATAAGFWKATGRDKAILLGNGARKIGLRKTLVFYTGRAPHGTKTDWIMHEYRLDDDNADVPPPEDGWVVCRVFKKKSIQRGYEQPDMAATEIQSQFHGTPGIGMSPVDIDQKHDLHQLMHGGVFPTFDPTMHLPQLTSAETPPGVPTFMSLSGTQASTRAVNQIDMGCSQSKYQNMMKLTSCTGGGGTAEMLLCSGGDRFGAETDWSILDKLLESHQNLDQLFHGKLGGSSAVGALPPHHHQVQQQQLMEIGASSLQRLPFFHYLGCEAADLLRFSK; translated from the exons ATGCATCCGAGTGTAGCGCCATTGACGGTGCCCCCGGGCTTCCGCTTCCACCCGACCGACGAGGAGCTCCTCTACTACTACCTGAGGAAGAAGGTTGCTTATGAAGCCATAGATCTGGATGTCATCAGGGAGATCGACCTCAACAAGCTTGAGCCCTGGGATCTCATAG ATCGTTGCAGGATCGGGACGGGGCCTCAGGACGAGTGGTACTTCTTCAGCCACAAGGACAAGAAGTACCCGACGGGGACGCGGACGAACCGGGCCACGGCGGCAGGGTTCTGGAAGGCCACTGGCCGCGACAAGGccatcctcctcggcaacggTGCCCGGAAGATCGGGCTCAGGAAGACGCTCGTCTTCTACACCGGCAGGGCGCCGCACGGCACCAAGACCGACTGGATTATGCACGAGTACCGCCTAGACGACGACAACGCCGACGTGCCGCCACCG GAGGACGGGTGGGTGGTGTGTAGGGTTTTCAAGAAGAAGAGCATCCAGAGGGGCTACGAGCAGCCGGACATGGCTGCCACCGAGATCCAGTCGCAGTTCCATGGCACGCCCGGCATCGGCATGTCACCTGTCGACATAGACCAGAAGCACGACCTCCACCAGCTCATGCACGGCGGCGTCTTTCCCACCTTTGACCCCACGATGCACCTGCCGCAGCTCACGAGCGCCGAGACACCGCCGGGCGTCCCAACCTTCATGTCATTGTCCGGCACGCAGGCCTCAACGCGGGCCGTGAATCAGATCGACATGGGGTGCTCCCAGTCCAAGTACCAGAACATGATGAAGCTGACATCGTGCACTGGTGGCGGCGGCACGGCGGAGATGCTGCTTTGCAGCGGCGGCGATCGCTTCGGCGCCGAGACGGACTGGTCGATCCTGGACAAGCTCCTGGAGTCGCACCAGAACCTGGACCAACTTTTCCATGGCAAGCTCGGCGGGTCATCAGCAGTAGGAGCCCTTCCTCCACACCATCACCAagtccagcagcagcagctgatGGAGATTGGCGCTTCTTCGCTGCAGCGGCTTCCCTTCTTCCATTACCTCGGTTGCGAGGCTGCTGATCTCCTCAGGTTTTCCAAGTAG